From one Butyricimonas faecihominis genomic stretch:
- a CDS encoding aminotransferase class IV yields MERFIETIKVLDGQFYNLEAHERRARATAEAFFGKPLAWEVGRMVVPAAMCSGLVKCRVVYDSEVREVSFQPYVMRRIRSLRLVNGDGVDYRYKSTDRSVFARLLEKRGECDDVLIVRDGWVTDTSFTNVVFEDAGGGLYTPETCLLEGTRRQSLLDEGRIQACPIRVEDIRRFRRALLVNAMIGLEDEVEVLDFRF; encoded by the coding sequence ATGGAGCGTTTTATCGAGACGATCAAGGTGCTGGACGGGCAGTTTTATAATTTGGAAGCCCACGAGCGAAGGGCAAGGGCGACGGCGGAGGCCTTTTTCGGGAAGCCTCTCGCGTGGGAGGTCGGGCGGATGGTTGTTCCGGCCGCGATGTGTTCCGGGTTGGTGAAGTGTCGGGTGGTGTATGATTCGGAGGTCCGGGAGGTGAGTTTTCAGCCTTACGTGATGAGGCGGATCAGGAGTTTGCGACTGGTGAATGGGGATGGCGTGGACTACCGCTACAAATCGACGGATCGGTCGGTGTTTGCCCGTTTGCTGGAAAAGCGGGGGGAGTGTGATGACGTGTTGATCGTGCGGGATGGATGGGTGACCGATACCTCTTTTACGAACGTGGTGTTCGAGGATGCGGGGGGTGGTCTTTACACGCCGGAGACTTGTTTGCTTGAGGGGACTAGGCGGCAGAGTTTGTTGGACGAGGGGAGGATTCAGGCGTGCCCGATCCGGGTGGAGGATATTCGTCGTTTCCGGCGGGCGTTGCTGGTGAACGCGATGATTGGGTTGGAGGATGAGGTGGAGGTTTTGGATTTTAGATTTTAG